One genomic region from Lates calcarifer isolate ASB-BC8 linkage group LG10, TLL_Latcal_v3, whole genome shotgun sequence encodes:
- the mmp15a gene encoding matrix metalloproteinase-15 has translation MKKMAPQQAWTQITITLLSVFSLIQCSTVADIPEEEGFSAEAWLRKFGYLSQASRQMSTMQSAQILSKAISDMQRFYGLEVTGEMNPATLAAMRRPRCGVPDRKAEEMSDGARKKRYTLTGQQWDKDHITYSIMNQLIPSSLGEEHMYNAIRKAFDVWRQVTPLTFEELPAENNVSLNGSQTQLADILLLFASGFHGDMSLFDGEGGSLAHAYYPGPGIGGDTHFDADEPWTLDNQNPEGIDLFLVAVHELGHALGLEHSDNPSAIMAPFYQWINTHNFTLHEDDIRGIQHIYGPPLVTNAPPTAPPTPKDEPDGDSPTSRSPPEDEPTPSSPPDSPDSPGDHPDPPDRPEPTPSPTSPPVLATSTPTISQPEPEPVTPTVRKDVPHPPPPPPPPPPRPPAPPRPPKLPDNHPPNICDGDFDTVTMLRGEMFVFKGRWFWRVRRNRVLDNYPMPISVFWIGLPSDIDAAYERHDGKFVFFKDDRYWVFREADVLPGYPQPLHEYGRGVPAHKIDTAIWWEPNGFTYFFSGDRYWRYNEETRTTDRDFPKPISRWGRIPPSPKGAFLSDDGAYTYFYKGTNYWRFDNHKTEADKGYPRSILKDFMGCVGVPDPKPDPDTEQEPKEKPVNPSDRGKDEHKEPDRGRGKDANPEEDQGSNPDSTEEEEDKEVNVVVTMADNESKVMTLIMVTVPLVLILCILILVYAILRTLQNKETPRALVHCKRSLQDWV, from the exons ATGAAGAAGATGGCACCTCAGCAGGCCTGGACTCAGATCACAATCACATTACTGTCTGTATTCTCCCTGATCCAGTGCAGCACAGTGGCAGATATCCCAGAGGAAGAGGGCTTCAGTGCTGAG GCGTGGCTTCGTAAGTTTGGCTACCTGTCCCAGGCGAGCAGACAGATGTCCACCATGCAGTCGGCTCAGATCCTGTCCAAAGCCATCAGCGACATGCAGCGTTTCTATGGGCTGGAGGTGACTGGAGAGATGAACCCTGCCACTCTTGC GGCCATGCGCCGACCTCGCTGTGGCGTCCCtgacagaaaagcagaggagatgAGCGATGGTGCGAGGAAGAAACGCTACACACTCACTGGGCAGCAGTGGGACAAGGACCACATCACTTACAG TATAATGAACCAGCTCATCCCCTCGTCGCTGGGAGAGGAACACATGTACAATGCTATCCGCAAGGCCTTTGATGTGTGGAGACAGGTCACCCCGCTCACCTTTGAGGAGCTGCCCGCTGAAAACAACGTCAGCCTCAACGGCAGCCAAACACAGCTCGCTGACATCCTCCTGTTGTTTGCCTCTGGTTTCCATGGTGATATGTCCTTGTTTGATGGCGAGGGGGGGTCACTGGCACACGCCTACTATCCCGGACCAGGAATTGGTGGGGATACACACTTTGATGCTGATGAGCCCTGGACACTAGACAACCAAAATCCAGAAG GTATAGACCTCTTCCTGGTTGCCGTCCATGAGCTCGGTCATGCTCTGGGTCTGGAGCACTCAGATAACCCCAGCGCCATAATGGCTCCTTTTTACCAGTGgattaacacacacaacttcACACTGCATGAGGATGACATCAGAGGAATACAGCACATATATG GTCCTCCTCTCGTCACTAATGCTCCACCCACTGCTCCTCCCACCCCCAAAGATGAACCCGATGGTGACTCCCCCACCTCTCGTTCTCCACCTGAAGATGAGCCCACTCCCTCTTCCCCACCCGACTCACCTGACTCACCCGGCGACCACCCGGATCCCCCAGACCGTCCAGAGCCGACACCCAGCCCTACCTCACCTCCCGTCCTCgccacctccacccccaccaTTTCCCAGCCTGAGCCGGAACCTGTCACCCCGACAGTCAGAAAAGACGtcccccatcctcctccacctccaccgcctcctcctcctcggcccCCTGCTCCTCCGCGGCCCCCCAAGCTGCCAGACAACCATCCCCCCAACATCTGTGACGGGGACTTTGACACGGTGACCAtgctgagaggagagatgtttgttttcaag GGTCGTTGGTTCTGGCGTGTGCGGCGGAACCGGGTCCTGGATAACTACCCCATGCCCATATCCGTCTTCTGGATTGGCCTGCCCAGTGACATCGACGCCGCCTATGAACGCCACGATGGCAAATTTGTCTTCTTTAAAG ATGATAGATACTGGGTGTTCAGGGAGGCTGATGTGCTGCCAGGATACCCACAGCCCCTACATGAGTATGGACGAGGAGTTCCTGCACACAAGATTGACACGGCCATCTGGTGGGAGCCCAATGGATTCACATACTTCTTCTCAGGagacag GTACTGGCGATACAATGAGGAGACTCGGACTACAGACCGCGACTTTCCCAAGCCAATCAGCAGATGGGGCAGgatccctccctctcccaaaGGAGCCTTCCTCAGCGATGACGGCG CTTACACCTATTTCTACAAAGGCACTAATTACTGGAGGTTTGACAACCACAAGACAGAAGCAGATAAAGGTTACCCTCGCTCCATCCTGAAGGATTTCATGGGCTGCGTGGGAGTCCCTGACCCCAAACCTGACCCTGACACCGAGCAGGAACCGAAAGAAAAACCAGTGAACCCTTCAGACCGAGGCAAGGACGAACACAAAGAGCCAGACAGGGGCCGGGGCAAAGACGCAAACCCAGAGGAAGACCAAGGCTCCAATCCtgacagcacagaggaggaggaggacaaagaggTGAACGTGGTTGTGACGATGGCCGACAATGAATCAAAGGTCATGACCCTGATCATGGTGACCGTTCCTCTGGTCCTCATCCTGTGCATCCTCATCCTCGTCTACGCCATCCTCAGGACTCTGCAGAACAAAGAGACGCCGAGGGCCTTGGTGCACTGCAAGCGCTCGCTGCAGGACTGGGTGTGA
- the zpd gene encoding zona pellucida glycoprotein d, with protein sequence MILIGFKLSVVLVLLLDFTGYSVEGLCSVEHCTDTTRCILSKDRKSCKCARGYYADQCDKNAHIKVMCGRDYITIRAVEDFFKYHNVPLESLHLPNKSCRAQREVIDGVPYYMSKISKDKYLTCGGRPLEKNFTHISYSLSLLSDPRVIGNIIRHPVIKMDYTCVYPYIRRVSLPFPVIPFSSETVMRVDELDATIQMMLYTDHTYTKAFSSAPTIELRDKVYVEVTVTEPADFFLLRINECWATQSPQPNTTEGSVHTLLLNGCVNDQTVFFLNVSEGQSGRNGEGSTVRYSFDMFRFTAEPHDLYLHCTVQLCEPDDHTSCIPNCNSISKREAVRADPIQGLLSYGPIRIEMPNRPPSSIVTAVVLPVAGVWTVGFFLIILITVAKAGSRRLAQTEEH encoded by the exons ATGATCCTAATCGGCTTTAAG CTGAGCGTGGTCCTCGTGCTTCTCCTCGACTTCACGGGCTACAGTGTTGAGG gACTCTGCAGTGTGGAGCACTGCACTGACACCACAAGATGTATTCTGTCTAAAGACCGAAAAAGTTGCAAATGTGCCAGGGGATATTATGCTGACCAGTGTGACAAAA ATGCACACATTAAAGTCATGTGTGGCAGAGACTACATAACAATCAGAGCAGTGGAGGATTTCTTTAAGTATCATAATGTGCCACTGGAGTCCCTACACTTACCCAACAAATCTTGCCGTGCTCAGAGAGAGGTCATTGATGGTGTGCCTTACTACATGTCCAAGATATCCAAAGACAAATACCTGACTTGTGGAGGCAGGCCACTGGAG AAAAACTTTACTCACATCTCATACTCTCTGAGTCTACTATCAGACCCTCGGGTTATTGGAAACATCATCAGACATCCAGTCATTAAGATGGACTACACATGTGTCTATCCATACATCAGAAGAGTCAGTCTACCCTTCCCAGTCATCCCATTTTCCAG TGAGACGGTGATGCGTGTAGATGAACTTGATGCCACCATACAGATGATGCTGTACACGGACCACACTTACACCAAGGCTTTCAGCAGCGCCCCCACCATTGAACTCAGGGACAAG GTGTACGTGGAGGTGACGGTGACAGAGCCTGCAGATTTTTTCCTGCTTCGGATTAATGAGTGTTGGGCCACGCAGTCTCCCCAGCCGAACACAACAGAGGGATCAGTTCACACTCTGCTTCTAAATGG GTGTGTGAACGACCAAACCGTCTTCTTTCTTAACGTGAGTGAGGGACAGTCTGGACGTAACGGAGAGGGTTCCACCGTTCGCTACAGCTTCGACATGTTTCGCTTTACAGCAGAACCTCACGACCTCTATCTTCActgcactgtgcagctgtgtgagcCAGACGACCACACGTCCTGCATACCT AACTGTAATTCGATTAGCAagagagaagcagtgagagCTGACCCCATCCAGGGCCTCCTGTCATATGGACCCATCAGAATCGAAATGCCAAACAGACCTCCCTCCA GCATAGTGACGGCAGTAGTGCTGCCTGTAGCAGGTGTCTGGACTGTCGGCTtcttcctcatcatcctcatcactgTGGCAAAGGCAGGCAGCAGGAGGCTTGCACAAACAGAGGAGCATtga